The Veillonellales bacterium genome contains a region encoding:
- a CDS encoding acyl CoA:acetate/3-ketoacid CoA transferase has protein sequence MSKVITADQAAALIKDNMTMATTGFGLAGWAEEIAEALEKRFTTTGSPRNLTYVQASATGDWKDRGTVRIGYEGLIKRWIGAHIGSSATMSKLVSESKIEGYCLPQGVLVQLYRETAAKRPGLLTKVGMGTFVDPRLDGGKMNAKTTEDIVKVVEFAGDEWLYYKTIPIDIAFMRATTGDENGNLTTEKESVMLEMLEMAQAVKNNGGIVVAQVEYLAKAGSLHPRDVKVPGVLVDHIVVATDPRCCWQTEGLYFNPVFCGDIKVPLSSIPELPLTERKVIARRAAMELVPDALVNLGVGIPSDVASIGAEERVSNMMTFTTEVGGFGGVPASLPHFGQSYNGEAVVGHANQFDFYDGGGLDVAFLGLAQVDKAGNVNVSKFKGRAMGPGGFINVSQGSKKVVFCGTFTAKGLDVAIEDGKVVIKQEGKSVKFIDQVEQVTFSGKYAAKTNQAVVYVTERAVFILEDGQVTLSEVAPGIDLEKDVLALMDFKPRISPNLKQMPAEIFQPKWGQLKPVIEAKTKG, from the coding sequence ATGTCAAAAGTGATAACCGCTGACCAAGCTGCCGCGCTGATTAAAGACAATATGACAATGGCGACTACCGGTTTTGGACTTGCCGGCTGGGCCGAGGAAATCGCGGAAGCTCTCGAAAAAAGATTTACTACAACCGGATCGCCGAGAAATCTAACGTATGTGCAAGCTTCCGCCACCGGTGATTGGAAAGATCGCGGTACGGTTCGAATCGGCTATGAGGGCTTAATCAAACGATGGATCGGTGCTCATATCGGATCGTCGGCAACGATGTCAAAGCTGGTATCTGAGAGCAAGATTGAAGGTTATTGTCTGCCGCAAGGTGTACTTGTTCAGCTTTACCGGGAAACAGCCGCAAAAAGGCCCGGCTTGCTTACCAAGGTGGGGATGGGCACATTTGTTGATCCGCGTCTGGATGGCGGCAAAATGAACGCCAAGACAACGGAGGATATTGTTAAGGTAGTAGAATTCGCTGGCGACGAGTGGCTTTATTACAAGACCATACCGATTGATATAGCATTTATGCGGGCAACTACCGGCGATGAAAATGGCAATCTTACTACCGAAAAAGAGTCTGTTATGCTGGAAATGCTGGAGATGGCTCAAGCCGTTAAAAATAACGGCGGCATAGTGGTTGCCCAGGTTGAGTATCTGGCTAAAGCAGGCTCACTGCATCCGCGGGATGTTAAGGTTCCCGGCGTCTTAGTGGATCACATTGTCGTGGCAACAGACCCAAGATGCTGCTGGCAGACGGAAGGCCTTTATTTCAATCCGGTTTTTTGCGGCGATATTAAAGTTCCGCTGTCCAGCATTCCCGAATTGCCGTTGACAGAACGCAAGGTGATTGCCCGGCGGGCTGCAATGGAACTGGTTCCGGATGCTCTTGTAAATTTAGGGGTAGGTATACCGAGCGATGTTGCTTCCATCGGGGCGGAGGAACGGGTTTCAAATATGATGACTTTTACTACCGAGGTCGGAGGCTTCGGCGGAGTGCCGGCGAGCTTGCCTCATTTTGGTCAGTCCTATAACGGTGAAGCCGTTGTTGGACACGCGAATCAGTTTGACTTTTATGATGGCGGCGGGCTTGATGTGGCATTTTTAGGCCTTGCTCAAGTCGATAAGGCCGGCAATGTGAACGTCAGCAAATTTAAGGGCCGGGCTATGGGCCCCGGAGGCTTTATCAATGTCAGCCAGGGTTCTAAGAAGGTAGTCTTCTGTGGCACTTTTACTGCCAAGGGCCTTGATGTCGCCATCGAAGACGGCAAAGTAGTGATCAAGCAGGAAGGAAAAAGCGTAAAATTCATTGACCAAGTTGAACAGGTAACTTTCAGCGGAAAATATGCCGCAAAAACGAACCAAGCAGTCGTGTATGTTACGGAACGTGCTGTTTTTATTCTGGAAGATGGTCAAGTGACATTGAGCGAAGTTGCCCCTGGTATTGATTTGGAGAAGGATGTGCTGGCATTGATGGATTTCAAACCAAGGATTTCGCCAAATTTGAAGCAAATGCCGGCTGAGATTTTCCAACCAAAATGGGGACAGCTAAAGCCGGTTATTGAAGCAAAAACGAAAGGTTGA